TTTTACAGTTTTAGAATTATTAACCTTTTGACTTTTTAGCGCCTTAAAAAATGCTGATTTAGAACCGTGGCAACGAATACATAAAGTTCTTAAATTATTTTCATTTAAAAAAAGATTTTCGTTATTTTGATGCTCGACGATATGGTCGACATGGAGATTTAAAGTGCTAAAGCACTGAATACAATAAGGCTCTTTATTTAAATGAATATCACGCAACTTTAGTCATTCTTTAGACGAATAAGGAAATTTTCAATTTATCATATTTTAATTATAGCGATTATCTTTGATATATCAAAATAAAAGAAAAGGAAACAAAATGAATAAAAAAATAAGATTAGAAAAATTAGAATTATGAAGTTACAGAAGTTTTAACCACTTTTTAATGGACTTTAAAGAAAACCCAAGACAACATAACGACTTGACAATTATAGAGAAAGCAAACGGAACAGGTAAAACAACGCTATTAGAAAGCATTAGTTATCTTATTAATTTAAAAAAAGATTTAAACAATAAACTAATTAAAAATATGATATCTAATGGTCGAGAAAGTTTTAGAATATTAGGACTTTTTAAAATAAGCGAAGCAGCAGTGGAAAAACTAAAACACTTTTCAATTAGGGGAGCAAGCGACAAAGAAAACAATTACCAAATAGACTTTGGGGAAACTAATTTAAAAGAATATAAAAAAGAATTAAACAACTGAATATTACCAACCAACATAGCTCCACTTTTCTTTTCACCCGACTTTTTCAATAACGCAACCAAGAGAGAACAGCGTGGATACTTATTTTTGGCATTAGAGAATAAGATTAAATTTTTTGAAAATATCTGAAAACTGATAAACGAGAACGAAATATTTAAAAACGCAGACTTTTTAGAAATTTATAACAGCATCAAAGACGAAACAAACGACGTCGTAAAATACGACAAACTAGTGGACAAAATAAAGGATGCACTAAAGTTTTTTACTGAAGCGCATAAAATAGCAGAGATAAAATACAACTTTTTAATAGATAAAAAAATAGAAAGCGTTATCGTAGAAAATACACTAAAAAGAGAGATAAACGAGCACCAACAAAAAATTCTATTATTTAAGTTATTATTGGCAAAATTTGAAAAAATAGAAACAGAGAGCGCGCTAAAACTAAACGAGATTTTTAAGGAACAAAATTTTAATTTTAGAATAGAGACCAAAGAAACGGAAAATGGCAAGTGAGATTTAGAAATAGAAAGAGACGGGGTGCCCTTTAATTCTTTAAATACAGCATCCAAACTTTTAGCAAGTATTAAATTATCTTTATTCTTTCAAAAAATGCACGGCATCGAATGTTTTATTTTATTAGATAATGCTGAAAGATTAGATTTTAAAAGTTTTCAAGCATTAGAAAAAATATCATTAACAAGGCAAGTTATCGCAACTTTTGTAAAAGGCATAAGATAAATGTATATAAAAAGTTACGGTTCGAGCAGCAAAGGGAACGCTTATTATATAGTTACAAACCAAGCAAAAAGAATAATAATAGATTTAGGTCTTGACGTATTAAAGAAT
This genomic interval from Mesomycoplasma molare contains the following:
- a CDS encoding HNH endonuclease, yielding MINWKFPYSSKEWLKLRDIHLNKEPYCIQCFSTLNLHVDHIVEHQNNENLFLNENNLRTLCIRCHGSKSAFFKALKSQKVNNSKTVKIFFNSAFGSSLVFNSAKEIVSRFENVGQSYNFYFIEKNLEFSMVEKLENVLIAFFIKEKFITVNIDIFSSIPFLQSFLLRLNSI